The segment TCCGCCCGTAAACGATGATGTTCCAATACCCTGAGGAAACATTTATTATAGTATTGAATAGAAATGAAGTATTACCGCCAAGGGGAGATAAACTATTTATATTGGACATCAGCTAATACTTTCTTGTGTCTAACTGTGAAAATGGTTGCAAAAATCTGTCATAATTGCCCACTTCTctttcctcacctgtctccctgTGCACCCGCTCGTCCGGCTGAATGATGGCGCAGAGGGAGTTGAGGACCAGGGTTCCCATCTTGGAGGAGTTTCGCTCTGAGCTCTTGTAGTAATCCAGGGAGTTGTGGGTCAAGACGAACCAGCGCTTCTTCAGCTTCAGGGAGGTGCTCTTATTGTTTGTCTTCATCTCCTTTTGGAGCCAGCCTGAGAGATGAGGAGGCAGGGGGAGAAACACATGGAAGAATGTAGCGTAATGCCGTGTCTAAACTCAAAGGTTTACATTTGCATCCTGTAATATTCAGAAAATCCTTAAACAGGAATACAATCTTTTCTATTCCCACCTCTGACGAGGAATTCCTGTCCGTCTATCCTGGCATCTCCTTTGGGTTTCTGCAGAAGGCTAATCCAGTGATGCATCTCCTCCGGCGTGTCGCTGTTGCAGTGGATCACACGGTTGGCTGTAATGATGACGAAGGAGTTGGGCCTGTAGAGGACAAAAGGAAAAACGCTCATCTTCAGATAATTGAGGGTTATCTTAGTAAAATAAACACGGATggcttttcaaagtaaaataaaaaatgaggttATAGTCACATTGCATCATGGTTTATTGACACAAAACTACATGGATGGATTGACTTTTCTacaaaagcataaaaaaaaaaagacacatttaacaGGAACcagcttctcttctcttttattttgcgGTTCATTCAACTAACCGATCAGGGTTGTCGGAAGCACAAACGGAGTCGATCAGCCCCACGTCTAGAGTTCCCTGAAAGAGGACACAAAGGGGCAGGGAAGAAcaatttaaagggttaataatTATTGCTGCATCATTCAGGTGCAGCAACACATACAAGTTCCCTCTTACCACTGCGTTCTTTGGGTTGGCCTGTTCATGGGACATGTCCAGCAGCTGCTCAGGGGTGCACACGCGAACCTTCCTGAGCACGTTAAACCAGCCGCTGCGCAGGGAGGCAAACGTTAGAAGAACATATGACATCTACACAGGTGCAAATATCAGTCTGGTTCCATCCACCTCACCTGGCATCCTCTGGTGACTCGGCAAAAACCTGATAGGTCCTCTCGTCTGTCACAATGTTCAGGGCGTTCTCCTTTTCGTGATTATCCACGATCTCCCTGCAAAGATGCAGGAAGCGTCTGAGACAGGCAGGTCCGGTCCAGACGGTGGGAATGCCAAAGAGGGAGTCATGCGTGCATGAATGGGCTACAGATCTCACTTGGCCGCTCGGATGTCGATCGTTCCCTTCAGCTTCTCTTCACTGTCGTTGTCGTAGTACATCAGTTTGCTGTCTCTCAGCACAAACCAGCGCATCTTCCAATTTCTGACACGGAAGAACAAGACAGTCCAACATTATAAAAGTTTATGCGAGTTCATAAACAATGTGTGTTGAGAGCGCCGTTTTCTTTGAACAGTTCTAACATATGTGTATCCTGTAAATTCGTGCGCCACTTCAGACAGAGCTCATTCAGTTGTCAGTATTTGTCTCATCCAACATTGGTCACCTTGTTTAAATACACTACAAAAATACATAGATAATCTTAAATGTTATTTCTTTGCATGAtatgtagattttttttattttactttttgtcttgtttttttttcatgcctgGACGAGCTTGTTTCTGTTCATGATAGAATGAAACCAAGCAAAGCATCAAGTTGATGAGCTCCAGCTTTGGAGGGATTCTGCTGTCTTCAAGCGCCGCAGAGGGTTCAGAGGGTTTATTCAAACAGAGAGACACGAGGGTTATCGATGAAAGCAAGCGAACGCTCACATCGTGTCTTACACAAGCGTCTTTATAACAGTCAGGCCGTTAGTAATTACTGTCACGCCCAGTGACAACTACAACAACCTGCGCGAGAGGGTGGAGAGGCCTCCTCCCTTCTTGTAGAGCCATCCGGACTTGAGCGACTCTTGTTTGGACCGGAACCACATGAAGGTTTCATCTttcaacacacaccaacgcctCCTCCACGGGATCATCAGaccagctgcaggaacagaaaataaagcaCATGAAATGACCAGAACTATTTTAAAgtcacatttcccccccccaaacattaCCTAACAATtaatcagcaacacacaaacacacaatatataCCTTTCATGTAGAGGTAGCCGTGGAAATAGGGTGGTCCGTTCCCATTGAGCAAGGTCACTCTCCCATTAGTCACTTCTTCATCGGTGTCCATCATGCCATCGTGTTCGTCGTCGCTGTCTGCGTACTGCAACAGCAAAGGATCGTTGAATGAATGAGCTCGCCATACGGATCGTCGTCATCCGATTTTCAACAGAACTgagttaaatgtaaaaaaaatcgGTCACGGTGCAGTGCTGCTCATACGTATCTGCGTGCACGCGTGCGAGgatgcgtgtgagtgtgtgtcctCACAGAGTCGGAGCTGCCTCTGTAGGACTCCATGCTAGCGTTGGTGCAGGTTGACTTCCTCGGGTGCTCCTCATCCGTCACCGTAGCGCTCCCGCGGTTGCTCCCCGATACCGAGCTGTCGTCTCCGGCAGTGAGggacccctcctcctcttcctgatcGTAATCCGACTCTGTGTCCGCGGGCATGCTGTAGATTGGCTCCTCCCCGTCCACCAGACTGTCCACCATGCTGACCTTTCTCTCTGACTCTGCTTTGGCTCCATCTTTCTTCTGCCCCTCTCCCGGAAGAGGTGGAGAGATGGTGGAGACATCCCCAAatggaggtagaggaggagggggaggaatcCCAGTCACACCGTCTGTGGGCaggggagacggaggaggaacTGTTCCCTCTGCAAAAGCAGGAGGCGGGGGAGGGAGGTGAACAAATATGTCCTGATCCAGAGGAGCATCCGTCTCCGCAGGAGGAGGGAAGTCAGGCAGAGGGATGCATTCCTCCTCAGCGTGAAACCCTTCATCCACCTCATCTTCTTTGGACGCACTCCTCGGGGCACTGGGAGGTCTCGCAGCTTTCTGCTCTGCGGCAAATGTCTCTGAGGCCGCTCCTTGTGAAGGATCCACTCCGGCAAAGTTAAGGAGGTCGATGAGCTCTGTGGCTTTGCGGGACGCCACCTTCTTCATCCGTTTGAGTTCGGCATCGCggcgcagctgcagctcctgcttggAGGACTCACACAGCTGGGACACCTCgtcctctctcttcttctgcaaaCGTTCGATTTCTCGCTCCAACTGCAaaatctcctccatctgctGGGCGTCATCCTGGGCGGGAGGGGGGAGACGGAAGGGACAGATGAAGCATGACATTGGCTCGAAAGGTGATTTGCTTCTCAACCTCAAAAGGAAaagaatgttttaatttaaatggattctaaaaatctaaatatttaacCTTTGCCTCATCACTCGCTTCCTCCTGATGCCCATCGCCCAatagcttctcctcctcctctttctccctcttcttcttctcgtctCTGAGTTTTCGAACTTGGGCGCGGGCCACCTGGCCTCGCCTGTGTCTCTGCAGCACGAGCACCGCCTTACGTTTCCTAACGAACCGTCTGTGATGGAGGTGCTTCCTGAGGTATTTCTGGATGGTGAGAATACCGGCACAAACACGCTTGAAGTGTTTCCTGTCGGAAGAACAGATCAACAGTCAATAAGACCTGACAAATATATCGGTTTTAGACATTGTTTCCTTTGTTCATTTCTTACTTGGCAGAGAAAGTGAGTAGATGGCCTCGAATTATCATGGCAGCTTGGCGTCGGACTTCATCCCTGTCTTTCTCCAGGCGCTGCTCCAGACATTCTTTCATGAACACCTGCAGCACAAAGGCAAATGTTTACcggaaaatatttaaaatacaagtACCTCAACTCTGTACTTCAGTAGTagattaaaaaatactttggatCACAGACAAAATGCGAATAAATCTCACCTTGGTCTTGCCCAGCTGCCAATCTCTCTTGGTCTTGTCGTATTTGTAAAGAAGGTCCGTACTCCTCTTCTTATCATCTGCTGCTGCATTTGGAACTTTCTCTTTCACGATAATCTTATATCTGACAGAAAACAAGTACAGCAAAATATGGGGGGACAACAAATGAGAGATCTTAGCAATAACCTCTCAAAAGGAATAAAGTTCAGAACCATGCAGAGAAGCTTACCGAGAAAAGAAATCTTTGAACGTTCTGCGGACGGGGAATCCAGCTCGACGGATCTTCACGGTCTCCAGCATCCCAGAATACCTCAACTGGTTCTGGACGATCTCTGGGTCAAACACGTTTGGATTCTATGCGTAAAATGATAGGAGAGGGATGAATTGATCCAAAAAGCACACTATCTAAGGTTTGGGGCAATACTTGGATCAGGCATTTTCAGCGTGTTAAACAACATGCTGGAATTCTTTCAATAAGAGGTGCAGGAAAGAAACCGACCTTTTCAATGTTGGGCTTAATGCAGCGAATGAAGAAAGGATTCGATACACTCAGCGTTGCCATGAGAGCATGGAGGGAGTCCTGAGGGAGCAGAGAAAGGATTCCTATTTACAGTCCTTTCAAATGGCAGTGTGTTTATATAGCCCATTAAAGTCCGACCAACTTGTTGAAGCATGTTTAATGATTTGATATCGACGTCAGGGACATGATTTCATGTGGTCAAGTCAGACACAGTTCACTGTCGGCTGGCAGAAATGTCAGAACAGTGCAAGCTGGAACTTTGCAAATGCTTGAATCTCATTTCTTGAATCTCCAGTCTGAACTGACGTTACAGATCTTAAGCTGCTTGCATTACTCACCCTGAACTGGGAGCTGACAGTAGGTTTACGTCTGGCCGTTCCCATCTTCTCCTCACTGTTCCTGCTGCCGACCTTTTCAAACAAGTCGTAGATGAAGTCCAGTCTGAGGGGCAACAACGTCAACACTTTTCATCACAGCTCCGTGAAGCTATTTGTTTTGTGCATCTGCGTGTCCTACTTGCTGTCCTTGAGCATATTCAGGATGTCGTCTCTGAAGGTGTCTCTGTTCTTCTCAAGGATCCCTCTAACGTCATACAGGACCTAACCGAGACGAACAGGGTCACACTGAGTCTCCCCGAAGACACTAAATGCTGACATGATGGGATTCAGTTCCTTATAACTCACCTCCCCAGCATAGTGTTTGATGCCGAACTGATACTCAGCAAGCCTGGGCTTGACATAGTAAGGGTTTGTCTGCAGACATAGAAAAtagcccccccaaaaatacaTCATTATGTGATGCTTTGGCACATATTTGTGCTGATGATGCATTAAGTTTGTTTGTGTAATAACTCACGGAGTGTCTGCTGTGCAACTTCTCCAGCAGAGTGAAGTCAGTTCCTTTGGGGAATCGACTCTCTTCATTCACGAGCGCCAACAAACCCAGTTTCTAAGAACGATAAGGGGGGTGGAAATCATGTTACTGCATCAACTGTATGAAATCAGAACCGCTCCCTGAAACTGCAGCCCAGTAATGTTGCACAGAGAGCATCTGAACCAAGAGTCCCACACACCTCGGCTTACATCGGATGAACAGAAGCTATTGAGTTTGTTATACCAGTTTCTTACTTTCTCTATGAGGTCCAGACACTCGGCATTATCCATCCAGTCTATGGCGTCCCACTGGACTCCTTCCCTATGGGGAGTAAATCTCAATGTTAGAGATGGAAAACTGATGGGCActattttaaatcatttttgttCTGTGGCCACTGCTAGGCATGTGCTCACATACATATTGGGATATCTTTCAGTATATCTCTGTGTATCTTCAGTAAAGTTGTTtgaacttttttatttcttgcctctgtctctgcattctgagGTCCACCAGCTCCATCATTTCAGCCTGCCATTCTAAATTAGTTGTATTACTGagttttttaaaaaatagcTAATGCTGGTTTTGAGGGTGTACCTGTTGTACTCGAGCTGCTCCAGGGAGAAAATGTGCTTGTTGAAGTACTCCTGAAGTTTCTCGTTGGCGTAGTTAATGTTAAATTGCTCAAACCGATTCACCTGGAAGCAAAGACAGTCTCACACACAGATTGACCAACTGACACTCAAAAAAACACAGTCGAGAGAAACAAGCACCTCAAAGTTCTCAAAGCCAAAAATGTCAAGGATGCCGATGGATTTGAAATTTTCCTTCCCTTTTATCTTCTGATTGATCTTGAGGATGATCCAGGAAAAACACTGGGAATACAAAGCCATGGCAACAGAGTCTCTGCAATCCACAGCCTGTAACAATGAGAGGGGAACCGGAGAAAGCGTTAGGGTGGATGTGATGGAGGGGTCAGGCCAGAAGGGGGGAATAGATGTCTGTGCTACCTGCTCTATGGTGAGGGGGGAGCAGATTTCCTCCCCTCTGAGGATTATGGAACGCTGAGTGAGGACTTCAGACAGCTGGAAGGGATCCAGGCCCAGAAGTTCACTGGCATTAATGACAACTGAGAGATGGACAAAGACACTCCGGTAATATCTTCATCGAGAATAACCTTTCCTACGTCACGCTGCGTTGAACTGACCCTGATTGGTGGTGATCTGGGCGCCTCCAGCGGTCATGAACTCAATGTTTCCCAGCTGCAAGACTCCCGACAGCAGCTTAAACATGTCTctgatctcctcctctgtgaacTCCAACACCTTCAGTGCCTCCTGCACGGAGAAAAGCATTGGACAAAACCGGGAGTTGGGCAATGATATTTAATTTGGCAGGAAGCATATCAACGTCAAGCAACGCCATCAGAGTTTGCTATGCCTGAGGTGCaatgattttattattgatAAGCAATAATTGTCCTAGTGCAGGCATCCACTGTAATTGTACTCCAGTTTATAGCTGTTGTTTCTTATATAATGCAGTTTGCAGGATGAAATAATATGTTATAAGCTTGAAAATGATATAGAAATGGAACAAGATGGATGCAGTGACAGACCATAACACTGTTAAACAGTTCTTTGTCATTCAGGCTCTTGTCTTTCAggcatcctgattggctgaggtaGTGGAAAGATTCAGGATGGTCTTCCAGGAAGTAAAGGCCTAGTAGAGGAAACACATGACAGTGAgatgacaaagaaaaaagcatGACTGATATAGCTTTCTGTTTGTCCTCACTCTTATGATTCTTGTTCGCTCCAGCCAGCAGAGCATAGAAGATGTGGTAGTTTCGTTCTCCGGGGTTTTGTCGTACCACTCGGTtctgcaaaaaaatataataaacatAACTTAACATAATTTTATGATTCCCAACGCAAACAGACAATATACTCCCGACTTTTAAATGGACACGTCCAGGCTGGTCGACTTGGTTACCTTCTCCAGTAAATCTGAAATGTGGAGAGTAAAGGAAACAAACTCGTGTGCATCGTTAATTTACTCCACAGAGGCATCTcaaataataacacaataataaatccatacaaaaaaaaatgcatcaattaattatttcatatttaaaaatataaggATACAGTCAATGACACAGCCTCCCTGGATGTTGCCGCATTCAGAGAAGTGAAGCTGGATGAACTTCCCAAACCGACTGGAGTTGTTGTTATAAACAGTCTTAGCGTTACCAAATGCCTCCATTATGGGACTGCAGGGAAAATCCAACACAGAGTACAGTCACCATATGCAGTCTGACTTCAAAAACGCTTCTTATTCATGCGCCTCAGCTGTACCTGCTCTGAACGATGGCCTCCTCCACTCTCGTACTTTTCTCGGATGGAGACGTCCCGGCTGAATTCTGGCTCATCACAGACAGGAACTGAAGCAACAGTTTAGTACTTTCCGTCTTCCCAGCACCGGATTCGCCACTGGAGTAGACACACAAAGACGACCCAAATTCATGGGATGGACTTACATATCATATGGTTAATTAATAATAGATTAATATCTTAACAGACAGAGTAagatgagggggagggggggaggcatCATCAAAACAACTTCCTCCACGGTTGAAACTCACCTGATGAGGACGCACTGACTGTCATGGCGTTTCCAGATGCAACGGTAGCATTCGTTAGCCACGGCAAAGATGTGTGGAGGGAGCTCCCCTAAATGGTGCTTGGAATACAGATGCACCCTCTCCAGGTCATAGAGACCCGGAATCTGCTTGTAGGGGTTCACAGCTGCCAGGATGCTGCCAATGTTAGTCTGAAAAGAGTAAAGGACCATTTCAGGATCTGTAAATATCACTTTTTAGCTTTTGGTCTCTTCCTaatttttatttgcatcattCCTTTGGTTGTGCATTTGAAACTATTTttcacaaacatgcaaacacattgGATATATcttcaaaaaaaagatttaaagaagTGGATTAATTTGTAAGTCGTTTCAACCATGCAAAAACCTTTTCATTCCGGTCTTGTCGCGTTAAAAGGATGTCTTTGCTTATTCCACTGAGGGAACATGTTTCTTAAGATGATTTGTGCTTCCCACTAAAAGCTTTTTCCATCCAAACAATACTGGAAAAGGAGGAGTGGGGGAACATcaagacatgcacacacatctttaGCCACATACAtgctcacacactctcacacactatCCAAACATGCCTATCTGGGAGCACTTACATATATGTTATCCTTCTGGTAGCGCTGGTACAGGTTGTGCATGATGGCAGCCTCGTGCAGCTCAGCCAGCGCTGACATATCCTCCACCCCATCGATGCTGGACTGGTGCATGGCAGACACCCGCTCCCTGGTAACCTCCGCCTGTTGCAAGTACAACACCTGGAGGACGACAACGCATGCAATCGCATTCAGATGCAGAATAGGGTGTAATTTCTCTCTttgatttctttctctctcacattTCCCAGTCTTCATTTATTAATCCCTCAGACCCTGGCTGCACGGCCCACTTTTTGCAATGAAAGGGCTCGTTATGATGCAACACGATGAAAATCCACGATGAGAATACAAAGCTTAATGTCTCATCTGTTATCTTAATGTCTCACCCCTGTATCATATATGCAATACTAACCTTTGCAATAAaaggttagtgtgtgtgtgtgtgtttgtgtgcacatgcatgtgcatgtgcattgCTAAAACAGATGTGTTGGACGTCTGTTCAGACTGGCAGGGGGGCATGCTTGCAGTGAAGGGATTGCTAGCTATTACTGCTTTCCCATTATCATTCGCTAAAGACACTTGTGCATCTCAGTGCGAATACAATTTCACACTCGCATAGAGCGGCTGGCACAGCTTTATTTTAAAACCCTCTGATGTCTGAAGCTGCTTTACATGATTCAGGAGAGCCAGGGGAGGAAAGCCTGCTCGTCTGACTTCACATATTATCAGCAGCCGGAGTGAGGAGAGGGGGCGATGAAGATAGAGCATGGCGAGAGAGACCTGTGGGCACAGTGACCTACATATTCTGCAGAGCTCAAGATGTAGTACCAGAGAGCGGgcgtgcatacacacacacacacacacacctgcagctctccTCACTGGTCTTGGGTCAGAAGTTGGTGACCTCCACAGGACAGAGTAGAATTATGGAATGGACTGTGATCTAGTTCCTCAGATCAGATTATATTTAAGTTTAAAGAAAAGGATCCGCTGGAAGCGCAGGGGGGCCGTCGATTTACGActacaattggttccgagggttttgtcgttaACTGACTGGGGCGTGCttacattttcttctcttttcgtTTCGCACCGGTTGTACCGTTTCATGTTTTCATCTGTTTGTATTTTGACAGTCTGCCCTCATCCCTACCACTACAACTACTGTATATTGTTGTGTCCAGTTCCCCGTTGACCTAGTTCACCACAGGTTCAATAAAGTTCCATCTGATCGGATCAAATCTAATTGTGTTCTCTGTGCAGTATGTAAGATATAAAGacaaaaaggaaagagaaaaccTTGGATTATGAGCTATTTGCCCACAATGCAGAGTTTAAACAGTCCAGCCTGGGACCGCCAACAAGGGCCAGCTCCTAGGACAGCAGGGAAAAGCTTCCCAACCTGCTGATTTTCTATCAAATATTCACCACCTCCCGCAGAGCTAACATTTATGCACAGCATTTAAgcaaaggggggagggggcaagGAGAACAGGATTCTGCCTGGGGAGGTTGAGCACTTTCATAATCCAGAGAATAGAGAACGCCTGTTCCTATAACCAGAGCGCTATTTTTGGAAATGCCTGTATGTCCCTGCTGTGTCCTCTTACAAGAACAATGAACCAGCCACATCAAAGGCCGATGGTTTTAGAGCACTAATTAGTATGTTCAGGCCGTGAAACACGAATTCATTGTACATGTGACAATGAGGAAGCAGATGCGGACCCTCCATGGGTGTGAAGGCAGAACTGAGACTCTGGAATTCAGGCTAAAGAACTCTTTCTATTATTAGTTCCCTCCAAATGCTGCTAACTGGAGCGTGTGCCTGTCCTAGCTGTCCTACATACTCAATAGGTTTTAAATATCAATTTCCATCACGGTGTGGTGTTAAACATCAGGGCTGACATCTGACGCCTGGCATCCTAAAACAAACCAGCATGTGCTTTTGTGTTTGATCATCCTTTCAGTCTCATCCACATATAAACCATATCTCCACAGGCAAATATGATCTGACATTATATGACATGAGCCATTG is part of the Brachionichthys hirsutus isolate HB-005 chromosome 18, CSIRO-AGI_Bhir_v1, whole genome shotgun sequence genome and harbors:
- the myo10l1 gene encoding unconventional myosin-X → MDAFFVEGARVWVREKEQLVPATVNSCGDGTLVVTTDYGEVLYLQQAEVTRERVSAMHQSSIDGVEDMSALAELHEAAIMHNLYQRYQKDNIYTNIGSILAAVNPYKQIPGLYDLERVHLYSKHHLGELPPHIFAVANECYRCIWKRHDSQCVLISGESGAGKTESTKLLLQFLSVMSQNSAGTSPSEKSTRVEEAIVQSSPIMEAFGNAKTVYNNNSSRFGKFIQLHFSECGNIQGGCVIDYLLEKNRVVRQNPGERNYHIFYALLAGANKNHKSLYFLEDHPESFHYLSQSGCLKDKSLNDKELFNSVMEALKVLEFTEEEIRDMFKLLSGVLQLGNIEFMTAGGAQITTNQVVINASELLGLDPFQLSEVLTQRSIILRGEEICSPLTIEQAVDCRDSVAMALYSQCFSWIILKINQKIKGKENFKSIGILDIFGFENFEVNRFEQFNINYANEKLQEYFNKHIFSLEQLEYNREGVQWDAIDWMDNAECLDLIEKKLGLLALVNEESRFPKGTDFTLLEKLHSRHSTNPYYVKPRLAEYQFGIKHYAGEVLYDVRGILEKNRDTFRDDILNMLKDSKLDFIYDLFEKVGSRNSEEKMGTARRKPTVSSQFRDSLHALMATLSVSNPFFIRCIKPNIEKNPNVFDPEIVQNQLRYSGMLETVKIRRAGFPVRRTFKDFFSRYKIIVKEKVPNAAADDKKRSTDLLYKYDKTKRDWQLGKTKVFMKECLEQRLEKDRDEVRRQAAMIIRGHLLTFSAKKHFKRVCAGILTIQKYLRKHLHHRRFVRKRKAVLVLQRHRRGQVARAQVRKLRDEKKKREKEEEEKLLGDGHQEEASDEAKDDAQQMEEILQLEREIERLQKKREDEVSQLCESSKQELQLRRDAELKRMKKVASRKATELIDLLNFAGVDPSQGAASETFAAEQKAARPPSAPRSASKEDEVDEGFHAEEECIPLPDFPPPAETDAPLDQDIFVHLPPPPPAFAEGTVPPPSPLPTDGVTGIPPPPPLPPFGDVSTISPPLPGEGQKKDGAKAESERKVSMVDSLVDGEEPIYSMPADTESDYDQEEEEGSLTAGDDSSVSGSNRGSATVTDEEHPRKSTCTNASMESYRGSSDSYADSDDEHDGMMDTDEEVTNGRVTLLNGNGPPYFHGYLYMKAGLMIPWRRRWCVLKDETFMWFRSKQESLKSGWLYKKGGGLSTLSRRLNWKMRWFVLRDSKLMYYDNDSEEKLKGTIDIRAAKEIVDNHEKENALNIVTDERTYQVFAESPEDASGWFNVLRKVRVCTPEQLLDMSHEQANPKNAVGTLDVGLIDSVCASDNPDRPNSFVIITANRVIHCNSDTPEEMHHWISLLQKPKGDARIDGQEFLVRGWLQKEMKTNNKSTSLKLKKRWFVLTHNSLDYYKSSERNSSKMGTLVLNSLCAIIQPDERVHRETGYWNIIVYGRKHSYRLYTKMLNEAIRWTAAVQGVIDSKTPIETPTLQLIRDIKENSVNPDIVEQMYRRNPILRYTQHPLHAPLLPLPYGEVTSSQRQQGYASLQDEAVRVFNSLQEMETLADTVPIIQGILQTCQDLRPLRDEVYCQVIKQTNHVSQPNSPANRAHWHLLTCMSCTFLPSRAILRYLRFHLKRVRERFPGTDIERYATFIGESLKQTKTREFVPSQEEIAALLVRQEMSTTVYCHGGGSCKISINSHTTAGEVVEKLIRGLAMEDSKNLFSLFEHNTVTDRALESRVIVADVLAKFERLAGSEEEEEEGEWKLYFKLYCFLDVESMPKEGVEFAFMFEQAHESLISGHFPASEETLQHLAALRLQYLHGDGAGRAGWSLGSVYPTGRLRNRILHSTKQGVGAGGGAGGAGGGGPGDGKGLVGGQGGVPVGPEKRKTPSFLDGTLRRSFKTGSLKKQKVEEEQMLEMWVKEETSATRTSVLEKWTRLQGMPQHQAMLKYMSIVKEWPGYGSTLFDVECKEGGFPHDLWLSVSADNTSVYKRGDPKPLETFQYEHITFFGASQLCTYKIIVDEREMFFETPLVGEITKIMRAYINMVVKKRCSIMSVSSVTSSWVR